The Pecten maximus chromosome 11, xPecMax1.1, whole genome shotgun sequence genome has a segment encoding these proteins:
- the LOC117338475 gene encoding acetylcholine receptor subunit beta-type acr-3-like — protein sequence MPFKTGISVSLVLLVLSCISDITCSAANKETELLEHLFTGYNTHARPVTNSSSPVVVDVSFFISSYEIAEETQELLTIGWFSLTWKNELLAWNVSEYPVSHIVVSPSMVWLPSVTVINSNDDRNCILKSISSVQIFSDGLMAWWPDAAMKTSCMITIKKYPFDEQKCTIHIIAWLRSEAEQQFISSEDHITITSDELNTEWEYLGSSIQVETNENGQLSSVKFDLKVKRRPFYQIVHTLIPIILLSYMNCFIFIIPINSGENTSFGVAIFLAFAVFIGPVKESLPVTSTETCILTVYLIVQFCVGGLETCLSNITLRLASRTTQVPLNSWWIKLVNISFLIKQQKRKVFPELSPSDTQIIIEKYTKENGKGDESKAQVIGTIALPSSDVDISEDISTFARPLRDVDLDWTAVASNLNLLFFMLFVLINTILLIIFLIITMS from the coding sequence ATGCCTTTTAAGACAGGCATCAGCGTGTCTTTGGTACTGCTTGTTCTGTCGTGTATTTCAGACATAACGTGTAGTGCTGCGAACAAAGAGACGGAACTGTTGGAACATCTCTTCACTGGTTACAACACACACGCGAGACCTGTAACAAACTCCAGTTCTCCTGTAGTCGTGGatgtttcatttttcatatCGTCGTACGAAATAGCAGAAGAAACCCAAGAACTATTAACAATAGGATGGTTCTCGTTGACGTGGAAGAATGAGTTGTTGGCATGGAATGTGAGTGAATATCCAGTTTCACATATTGTGGTGAGTCCCTCGATGGTCTGGCTACCCTCCGTGACTGTCATTAACTCGAATGATGATAGAAATTGTATACTTAAGAGTATATCCAGCGTTCAGATCTTTTCCGACGGGTTGATGGCATGGTGGCCAGACGCGGCCATGAAGACTTCATGCATGATAACCATAAAGAAATATCCATTCGACGAACAGAAATGTACTATTCACATCATAGCGTGGCTCAGATCAGAGGCTGAGCAACAGTTTATATCATCAGAAGACCATATAACGATAACGTCCGATGAATTAAACACAGAATGGGAATATCTCGGATCATCAATACAAGTGGAGACAAATGAGAATGGACAATTATCTTCTgtgaaatttgatttaaaagttaaaagGCGACCCTTTTATCAGATAGTCCACACACTTATACCTATCATACTTTTGTCATACATGAACtgtttcattttcatcattCCTATCAATTCAGGAGAGAACACTTCATTTGGGGTCGCCATATTTCTGGCATTTGCTGTATTCATTGGCCCAGTGAAGGAGTCCCTCCCTGTGACGTCAACTGAAACGtgtattttgacagtttatCTGATCGTCCAATTCTGTGTCGGGGGTCTGGAGACTTGTTTGTCAAACATCACTCTACGTCTAGCGTCGAGAACAACACAAGTTCCTTTAAATAGTTGGTGGATTAAACTTGTTAATATATCTTTCcttataaaacaacaaaaaaggaAAGTTTTCCCTGAACTGTCGCCATCTGACACGCAGATTATTATAGAAAAATACACAAAGGAGAATGGAAAAGGAGATGAAAGTAAAGCCCAGGTTATCGGTACCATTGCACTGCCCAGTTCAGATGTCGACATATCCGAAGACATAAGTACCTTTGCTCGGCCGCTAAGAGATGTTGATTTAGATTGGACAGCGGTAGCATCCAATCTGAACTTGTTGTTTTtcatgttatttgttttgataaacaCAATACTTCTCATCATATTTCTTATAATTACCATGTCGTAA